The bacterium genome contains the following window.
CCTTCGTAGGGCGGGCCGGGAAGCTCCTGGACAAGATGATCGCGGCGATGGGCCTGGCGCGGGGTGAGGTTTACATCGCCAACATCCTCAAGTGCCGGCCGCCGGGCAACCGGGACCCGCTGCCCGCCGAGGCGGCCGCCTGTCGTCCCTACCTGGAGGCCCAGATAAACCTCATCGCGCCGGAGTTCATCTGCTGCCTGGGCCGACACGCCGCCATCCGCCTCCTGGGCCGCGACGAGCCCATCTCCCGGCTCCGGGGCGCCATCCACCGATACAACGAGCGCACCCGGGTCATCGTCACCTACCACCCGGCCTACTGCCTGCGCAACCCGGACTCCAAGCGCGACGTTTGGCAGGACCTGCAGGTCGTCATGGGTGAGCTGGGGCTCGAACCCCCGCGACGCTAGGGTAATTTAATGGAACCACTGAGCGTGTTCAACGTCGGTACGGTGGAGCTGGGTCGGGAACTGGTCTTCATCGCCGGCCCCTGCGTCATCGAGGACCGCGACTCGACCCTGCGGGTGGCGGAGCGTCTCGCCGACCTGGCGATGGAGCGCGGCTGCGGCCTCATTTTTAAATCCAGCTACGACAAGGCGAACCGGACCGGCGGGGAGAGCTTCCGCGGCCCAGGCCTGGAAGAGGGGTTGCGCGTGCTCGTCGAGGTCCGGGAGGCGATCGGCCTGCCGGTGCTCACCGACGTCCACTCCCCCGAGGAGGCCCGGGCGGCGGGGGAGGTCGTGGACTGCCTCCAGGTGCCGGCCTTCCTCTGCCGCCAGACCGACCTCGTCACCGCCTGCGCCCTTACGGGCAAACCGGTGAACGTGAAGAAAGGGCAGTTTCTCGCTCCCGACGACACACGGCACATCGTGGCCAAGCTGACGTCGGCGGGTTGCGACCGGATCATCCTCACCGAGCGCGGCTACGCCTTCGGCTATCATGACCTGGTGGTGGACCTGCGTTCGCTGGCGGTGATGCGGGAGATCGGAGCCCTGGTCTGCTACGACGCGACGCATTCGCTGCAGCAGCCGGGCGGGGCGTCGGGTCAGACCGGCGGCCTGCGCGCGTTCGTGCCGCCGCTGGCCCGGGCCGCCGCGGCCTTCGGCGTGGATGCTCTTTTCGCCGAGACGCATCCCGACCCTCCCCGGGCGAAGTCCGATCCGGCCACCGTCTGGCCCCTGAACAGCTTCGGGCGGTTGATGGATCAGATATTGGCGGTGGACGGTCTGCGGCGCGAACTGGGAAAGCTGGGTCCCGATGTTTGAAAAAATCTCCTTTCCCGGTGAGGCCCGGGTCGCCGACCTGGAAGAGCGCGCCCGGCGGGTGAGCCTTCTGGTCATGGACGTGGACGGCGTCCTCACCGCCGGCGGGATGTTCACCGACTCGGACGGCGTCCCGGTAAAAATCTTCGACGTCAAGGACGGGCTCGGGCTCTACCTCCTGGGCCGGGCGGGGATCAAGCGGGCCATCGTCACCGGCAAGTCCAGCCGGGCGGTGGAAAGGCGAGCGGAGGAGCTGGGGCTGGAGCACTGCCTCCAGGGCGCGCTGGACAAGGGGCCGGCGGTGCGGGAGCTCCTGCGGGCGTCGGACTGCGCGGAAGACGGGCTCTGCTACATCGGAGACGACCTGAACGACCTGCCGGGCCTGGTCATCGCCGGGCTGGCCTGCTGTC
Protein-coding sequences here:
- the kdsA gene encoding 3-deoxy-8-phosphooctulonate synthase; protein product: MEPLSVFNVGTVELGRELVFIAGPCVIEDRDSTLRVAERLADLAMERGCGLIFKSSYDKANRTGGESFRGPGLEEGLRVLVEVREAIGLPVLTDVHSPEEARAAGEVVDCLQVPAFLCRQTDLVTACALTGKPVNVKKGQFLAPDDTRHIVAKLTSAGCDRIILTERGYAFGYHDLVVDLRSLAVMREIGALVCYDATHSLQQPGGASGQTGGLRAFVPPLARAAAAFGVDALFAETHPDPPRAKSDPATVWPLNSFGRLMDQILAVDGLRRELGKLGPDV
- a CDS encoding uracil-DNA glycosylase, with product MPLTALPPEGDLFAEKPGTWPDLAACEADAAGCTKCELSRTRNSVVFGEGAPDARLMFIGEAPGADEDAQGRPFVGRAGKLLDKMIAAMGLARGEVYIANILKCRPPGNRDPLPAEAAACRPYLEAQINLIAPEFICCLGRHAAIRLLGRDEPISRLRGAIHRYNERTRVIVTYHPAYCLRNPDSKRDVWQDLQVVMGELGLEPPRR